A stretch of Lathyrus oleraceus cultivar Zhongwan6 chromosome 6, CAAS_Psat_ZW6_1.0, whole genome shotgun sequence DNA encodes these proteins:
- the LOC127091934 gene encoding uncharacterized protein LOC127091934 has translation MASAEARAGYAVNRCFTRDFSMSPSDYQSPVSKKLESDFIHSDDSTDSDMKWWLHVKTNLGSDANYSWESKFDAFNVDIGSDQSVKNLDSLSCVGSVTNTIALEQQWNVYPKCIQKINDTKTAKIEAALNNDLHLAPRKKIEGEFWFSDDVSSVLVSKQCKSTSSDLESYWLRGEKTRPWWDTTGKDDLGYLVAKKSRDNDNDKNVVSSLSRKCETRSSEADGCQSTTLTSGYSFQDSNRTFSSSESKDSDSSNMNTESTAKAELLKALCRSQTRAREAEKAAQEACDEKEQISALFFKQALQLFAYKQWLHVLQLENICLQFKNKNQPLMDWDNLFSCRTGKQHRKNRGKVTDRRRRGIGKCVFAFAVGLALAGAGLLLGWTIGCMFPSF, from the exons ATGGCATCTGCAGAAGCTAGAGCTGGTTATGCAGTTAATCGTTGTTTCACACGAGATTTCAGTATGTCCCCTTCTGATTATCAATCTCCGGTTTCGAAAAAACTGGAATCTGATTTTATTCATAGTGATGATTCCACTGATTCTGACATGAAATGGTGGCTACATGTCAAAACTAACTTGGGCAGTGATGCAAATTATTCCTGGGAGTCTAAGTTCGATGCTTTTAATGTCGATATCGGGAGCGATCAATCGGTCAAAAACCTTGATTCGCTTTCGTGTGTTGGAAGTGTTACTAATACTATAGCTTTAGAGCAGCAATGGAATGTGTATCCAAAATGTATACAGAAAATCAATGATACTAAAACCGCGAAAATTGAGGCTGCTTTGAACAATGACTTGCATTTAGCACCTAGGAAGAAAATCGAAGGGGAGTTCTGGTTTTCGGATGATGTTAGTAGTGTCTTGGTCTCAAAACAATGTAAAAGTACATCGTCTGATTTGGAATCGTATTGGTTGCGAGGTGAAAAAACTCGACCTTGGTGGGACACTACAGGAAAAGACGACTTAGGTTACTTGGTTGCGAAGAAATCTCGTGACAATGACAATGACAAGAATGTTGTATCCTCTTTGAGCCGGAAATGTGAGACGCGTTCTTCGGAAGCGGATGGTTGTCAGTCTACAACCTTGACTTCTGGCTATTCATTTCAGGATTCAAACAGAACTTTCAG TTCTAGCGAGAGCAAAGACTCTGATTCAAGCAACATGAATACCGAGAGCACGGCCAAGGCAGAGCTACTGAAAGCCTTATGTCGATCCCAAACTCGGGCGAGAGAGGCTGAAAAGGCAGCACAGGAAGCCTGCGACGAGAAGGAGCAAATATCGGCGTTATTTTTCAAACAGGCTTTGCAACTATTTGCTTACAAGCAATGGCTGCATGTTTTGCAGCTGGAGAATATATGTCTTCAGTTCAAGAACAAAAACCAGCCATTGATGGACTGGGACAACCTCTTTTCCTGTAGGACTGGAAAACAACACAGGAAGAATCGAGGAAAGGTTACGGATAGAAGAAGACGAGGGATCGGAAAATGTGTTTTCGCTTTCGCCGTTGGTTTGGCTCTTGCTGGTGCAGGTTTGCTTCTTGGTTGGACCATTGGATGCATGTTTCCATCCTTTTAA